CCGCTCCACGCGGGAAGCCCCTGGCGGGAGCAGCCATGACGGGCTCCGGCTCGGGCTCCGGCTCGAGCTCGGGCTCGGGCTCCGGCTCGAGCTCGGGCTCGGGCTCCGGCTCGAGCTCGGGCTCGGGCTCCCCGAGACCTTCGAGGTCTTTGAACACCGGCAGTGAGACAGGGAGAGGCTCGACCTCGAGCTCCGGCTCTGCTTCTTCCTCGGGCTCCGGCTCTGCTTCTTCTTCGAGCTCGAGCTCACCTGGGAGGACCTCGCTGAGATCCAGGACTCCTCCCGAGGCAACGGGTACGGGCTCTTCTTCCTCGTCGAGGTCGGCGACACGGTGGGGCTCGTACGCTTCGGTCGGAAGCTCCTCGATCTCTTCCTCCGGCTCGAGGTCGCGCTTGCGCGGGATCGGCTCCATCTCCCACGCGTCGCGCCAGGCATCCGCGTCCGCGACCGGCCCCGGAACGACCTCAGCCGCTTCCTCGGCCTCGGCTCGGTCTACGTCGATCTCCGGCGGCAGGCCCACCTCGGGCTCTCGTCGCGCACGACGGCGACGACGCCAGCGCACGGCGGCGAGCACGACCCGAAGAAGCAGGAAGACGACGATCGCGATCGCGAGGATCCCCCACCACGGGGCCGAGTACCCCGACGCGGTCGCAACGACCTCGCTCGACCCGCGCCCGAAGGCGATGTTCGCGCGAGCGGTAACGCTTCCTGGAATCAAGGGAGCCGGCACGTCGACCGTCAGGATGCGCGTCCGGCCGGGCAGCACCGGCGTGCGAGCGACCAAAACCGTCGCCGTCACCCGAGACAACGCGTCGAGGATGGTTATCCGACCTGCGGCGATCACGTGCACGTTCCCCGTGTTCTCGAGGGTCAGCTTCACGGGGATCGACGAACGCACGGAGGGAGACGGGATGGTGACCCCTACGAGGCGTCCCCTGCGTGTGAGGATCCCGTCACCGGCGACTTGGATCAGGATGGGATGGATCACCTGAACGGAGTCGCCGCTCGTTGGGGTTCCGATGAGTCGTAACGCTGCGTAATATCCGCCTGCCGGGGTTCCGGACGGCGGAGTCATCGTCGCCGTTACGCGCCGCGAATTCTGCGCCGGAAGCTGGAAGACGGACGGCTCGACGCCACCCCACGGGACCGCGGAGGGAAGATCCGACGTCGCCGGCGAGATGAATCGTCCGTTCGGATCGACCTCGAGAGGCGCCAATGTGGCGCTGACGCTCATGGCCTCGTCGGAAAGGTTGACCACCGTGACCGTGTCCTGGACCATGCGCCCGGCGTCCGTCGAGACCTGACCGAGGGAGGGAGAAGCGCTGAGGCCGGCGGTCTCCTGAGCCGGCAGAGGCGTCGGGACGGCGAGCACAAGCGTTGCCGCGGCGGCGAATGACGCGAGCGCTCGGCGCATGGGGTCACTCTAAACGCAGGAAGCCGCCCTCAGATCGAGTAGGGGGCGGGGTTGACCCGCCCCCTCTCACACCACCGGACATGCGGGCCCGCATCCGGCGGTTCGCAAAGACTCCCGGACGCGGCGATAGGACTCGGTGAATCCGATCAAGCCAAGGGCCTGCCAGTAGGCATCTGGCATCGCTCGTTGCAGTGGAGCGGACCCCGCGATGCGCCAAGACCCCCGTCGCGTGTTGGCCCACTCGTAGGCCTTCTGCTTGGGGATGCCCAGCGAACGCAGCATCCGTATCTTGGTGCGGATCCGTTTCCACTGTTTCCATCGAGCTTGCCGCAGCCTGCGACGAAGCCATTGATCGAGTTCTGCAAATGTGCTCGGCGTGTCGGCGAGGCCGAAGTATCCGGTCCATCCGCGGACGAAGACGTTGATCGCTCCGATGCGGTGGCCCATCGACACTCCCCAGTTTCGGGCCGTGAGTCGCCGGATGCGATCCTTCGCGCGTTTGCGCGCCTTGGGATCGATCCGCACGCCCACGTTGCCCTTCCGCTTCATGAGTCCGAACCCGAGCAGGTGAGCTCGGGTGGCTGGTGCCACGGACGACTTGTCGCGGTTCACGCGGAGCTTCAATCGCCTCTCGACGAATCGGCAGATGCCCTCGAAGACGCGCTGCCCCGCACGCTCGGTCCGGACGTAGACGGTCACGTCGTCCGCGTAACGCACGAAACGATGCCCGCGCCTGTCCAGTTCCCTATCCAGATCGTCGAGCATGACGTTGGCGAGCAGCGGTGAGAGCGGTCCCCCTTGCGGGGTCCCCTCCTCGGTCCGCACACACACGCCCTGATCCATCACACCCGCGTTCAAGAAGACCCGGATGAGCTTGAGCACCCGCTTGTCTTTGACCCGCCGAGCGACCCGCGCCATGAGCGCGTCGTGGTTGATCCGGTCGAAGAACTGCTCCAGATCAAGATCCACGACGAAGCCGGACCCCTCCTCCACGAAGCGCCGGGCCTGGTTCACGGCCATATGGGCGCTGCGGTTCGGACGGAACCCGTAGCTGTGCTCGTGGAAATGCGGATCGAAGATCGGCGTGAGCACCTGCGCGATCGCCTGCTGGATCACCCGATCTGCCACCGTCGGCACCCCCAAGGGCCGCACCCCGCCGCCGGGCTTGGGAATCTCCACCCGACGAACCGGTGCGGACCGGTAGGTGCCGCCGTCGAGCGCGATTTTGATCGCGGGCCAGTGGATGCGCCAATGCGATCGCAGCTCGGCGGCGGGAACCCCGTCGATGCCGGGAGCGCCCCCGTTGCGCTCGACGCGTCTGATCGCCCGCTCTATGTTCCAAGGCGCGAACACCTCGGCCCACAGGTCACGGGCGGGGTGAGGAGTCTCCTCGCCGGTCGCCGACAGACGCATCTGCTCTGGACGGGGCCCTCGCGGCTTCACCGCTACCTCACCCGGCCAGACCCACCCACGGTGGGTTGGCTGCGATCTACGCGCCTGCACGAGCCCGGCGTGATCATCCCCAGCTTCACGTTCAGCCCTTCATGGCGTGGAGACGCGCCACTACTACGGCCTCTGCTGACTCCTGCCGAGTCCGACGCCGCATCGCTGCGACGACGGTCGGGCGGTGGCTCGACATCAGCCACGCTTGTGCGCACCGACACCCCGACAAGCCTCCCCGGATAAGAACAACCACTTTCCCCCTGCCGCCGCCGCATCTACGAAACGGTCTCTTGGTGGTCACGGACTTCGCTGTGAATTGCCAGCTCATCCAAACCGTCGCGCCTCATATGCGATGAAGTGTTCCTCGGTGCAGGGTTTCGCCTCGGGCTTCCTTCCCACCCCACCTCACGGTGACGCAGTTGCCTCCGGCTCGAACTATCGACCACCTAATCGTTCAGAGGACTTTCACCTCCAAGCGGTTGCCCATGACGGGCGTACAACGTGGATGGGCGGCCGCTCGGCCGCCCATCACGAAGATCCGAAATATTACTTCTTGGTCTTGCCCTTGATGACCGCCAGAAGGTCGCGCGCCGAGAGAACGAGATACTCGTCGCCTTCGACCTTGACCTCGGTCCCGCCGTACTTCGAGTAGATCACGCGGTCGCCCACCTTGACGTCCATGGGGATGCGCTTGCCGTCTTCGAACCGGCCCGGGCCGACCGCCATGACCTCGCCCTCTTGAGGCTTCTCCTTGGCGGTGTCCGGGATGATGATCCCGGTCGGCGTGCGCTGCGTTTCCTCTTCCAGCGCCTTCACGATCACCCGGTCCTCGAGCGGCTCCAGGTTGAAAGCCATATCGTCCCTCCCGTTTTCCTAGTTAGCACTCCCACTTGGCGAGTGCTAACGGAAATATAGCCACTCCGCAGCGTGCCAGTCAACCGGCCCCCGACCAAGGTGACCTGCAAGAATGGGCCGGTGACCGCCTACCGGCGCAAGTCGGTCCGAGCCTCGATCGGAGGCCCGCAGACAGACGCCCTCCTCCTCACGGGCGTCACGCTGTTCGACGGAGAGCAGTTCGAGGATCACCCGGTCGACGTCGCCACCCTCTTCGGCGCGATCGTGATGGTGGGTGACGGCCTTTACCTCGCGGGAGGCGGCGAGGTGGAGCGCGTCGAAGGCGGATACCTATTCCCGGGCTTCGTCGACGCTCACGTTCACCTCTCATTTTCCGAGCCCCACACGGTGGCGGCCGGCGGCGTCACCGGCGTTCTGGATCTGGGGTCGCCCCTCGCGTACGCCTTCGCAGAGCATCCGCCGCTCCGCTTCGCCGCGGCCGGTCCGCTCATCACCGCGCGCCGCGGTTATCCGACGACTTCATGGGGAGCCAACGGGTACGGCATCGAGGTCGGCGATACCGGCCAAGCCCGCGACGCGGTCGCATTGCTCGCCGACGGCGGCGCCGTCGTCGTCAAGGTCGCCATCGAGCCCGCCGGCAGCCCGACGCTCGATGCCCGAACGCTGAGCGCCGTCGTCGACGCAGCGCAGAGCAGGGGGCTGAAGGTCGCCGCGCACGCGCTCTCCGTCGATGCCGTGCGGGATGCGCTGACTGCAGGCGTCGACGTCCTCGCGCACACCCCCATGGAGCGTTTGCCCGAGGACTTGATCGCTTCGCTCGGCGCGAACGGCGTCACCGTGATCTCAACGCTCCGTGCCTTCGGGGCGCACGACTCCACCCGCGAGAACCTCGCCGCGCTCGCGGCCGCCGGATGCCCGATCGCGTACGGAACCGACCTCGGAAACGGAAGCATCCGACCCGGCATCGACCCGGCCGAGCTCGAGCTCCTCGAGCACGCGCTCGGCGATCGCACGCGGGCGCTGGCCGCCGCGACCTCGGTGGCGGGTGCGCTCGCCGGCGCGGGCGGACGCATCGCTCCGGATCTGCCGGCGGATCTGCTGTGGGTACCGCGGTTCGAGTCCTTCGAGGATCTCACGCGCGACGCGCGGATCTGGATCGGCGAGCGATGAGAGGACCGGCGGACCTGCTGGCCTGGCGAGACGAGTTTCCCGCGGTGAAGAGCACGACGTTCCTCGGCGCTCACACGCTCGGGCCGCTGTCCCGCCGCGTCCGCAGTGCGATCGACGGCTTCCTCGACGCGTGGGAACGGAAGCCTTCCCCGGAGAAGCTGTGGTTCGAGGACATCATCCCCGAGATGCGTCGCCTCGAGGGGCTGTTCGCGAAGGCGATCGGCGCCGATCCGGACGAGGTTGCGCTCACGCCGTCGGTCTCGACCGGCCTGTCTTCGCTTGCGTCGTGCATGGATTTCGGTGAGCGCAACGAGATCGTTCTCTCGCGGCAGGAGTTCCCCACCGATTGCCACGTCTGGCTCGCGCAGGAGCGGCGCGGCGCCCACGTCGTGTGGGTCGACGGCAAGGATGAGGACGCGTATCGCGCCGCGATCGGTCCGCGAACCGGTGTCGTCAGCGCCTCGCGCGTTTCCTATCTCGACGGTGCGATGCTCGACCCGAGCACGCTCGCGGCCACGTGCCGCGAAGCCCGGGTCTTCTGCATCCTCGACGACTATCACGGTTCCGGAGTCGTTCCGCTCGACGTGCACGCTACGGGAGCCGAAGCGCTCTTCGGCGGGCCGCTGAAGTATCTCCTCGGCGGCCCCGGCATCTCGTTCGTCTACGTCCGGCGCGACGTCGCGCCGGTCCTGGCGCCGACGATCACCGGGTGGTTCAGCCAGAAAGACTTCTTCGCCTTCGACAACTCGGCGAACGAGTGGCCGGACAACGCCCAGCGCCTCGCCCTCGGCACGCCTTCCCCGACCGCGATCTATGCGGCCGCGGCCGGGCTCGACACCATCCACGCGGTGGGCATCGATCGGATCCGAGCGCGGTCGCTCGAGCTGACGTCGTATTGCATCGAGCGCGCCGACGAGGCCGGCTTCACGGTCAGTACGCCGCGGGACCCGTCACGCCGAGGCGGTCTCGTCGCGTTCGAGGTTCCCGAATCGAAGCACGTGCTCGAGCGCTTACTGGACGCAGACGTGATCGTGGACGAACGCCACGGCGCGCTCCGCGTGTGCCCGCACTTCTACTCGAGCGAGGACGACATCGACGTGTTGTTCGCCGCGCTCAAACGGTTCGGCTAAGCCTTCTCCGCGGGCTCGGCCACGACGTGGGTGGTCGGGAGCCGGAAGACGCGCTCGACGCGGTGCGGCAGATCCTGCTTCAGCCAGCGAGAGATCCCGACGGGCAGCGTCGAGACGATGATCTCTTGGTACGCCGGCTGCTCCGACAGGGTGTCGGCGATGGCGTGGATCGGACGGTGGTCGCCCACGATGCCCTCGACCTCGGCGCCGACTTCGCGGAGTCCGGCGAGAGCCTCCCGCATCCGCTCGTCGGCGGCCGCATGGGTCTGGCCCTCGCTCCAAGTCCCCTCCGTCGGGGAAGCCGGAACGAGGAGCGTGAACACGCTGGGGCTCTCCTCGATCTTCTTGCGGACCACTTGCTTGAGGTGCGACCCGCCGGCGGTCTGGTTCGCAACGATAAGGATGCGTCGGGGCTCCATCCGCAACCACCTCCTGGTTCCCTTATATGCCACGCGGGGGGCGCTTGGACACCCCGTGTCAACCCTCTAAGGGGGTTCGGGCGTATAAGGACCGTGAACGAGGCCGTCGGAACCCTCGGGGAGCGGGCCATCGCGGTCTTCCGTCCATCGACGTCCCGCCTAGACCGTCTCGGCGAGTGGTTCGCCGCCGAGTACGAGTCGCTGCTGCGGTTCGCGTACTTCCTGACCGGAGAACGGGCCGCCGCCGAGGATCTCGTTCAGGACACCTTCGTCCGTCTATATGGGGCGGACCGGCGGATCGAGGAGGCAGGATTCACCGCATACGCCAGGCGCACGATGGTCAATCTGCGGCGCTCGATGTTTCGGCGACGCGCGCCCGAGCGAAGAGCACTCGCCACGCAGCTCGAGCCGAGCCACGCCGATCCCGAGCCGACAGATCACGTCTGGCGTGCGATCTTGAAACTTCCTCGCCAGCAGCGTGCGTGCGTGGCGCTGAGGTTCTACGAAGACCTGACGGAGCAAGAGATCGCCGACACCCTCGGCGTCACCATAGGAACGATCAAGAAGCAGATGCACCGAGCGATGAACAGCTTGCGCCAAGCACTTGGGGAACGGAGTGAGCCATGAGCCTCGAGATTGAGATCCGCGAAGCGTTCGAACGGCACTCCGCCGACGCGACGCCGGCCGGCGACATGTGGACCGGCATCGAGCGTCGCATCCGGCGGAGCCATCGCACCCGCATGATCCTCTCGGGCGCGGGTGCCGCGATGGCGATCGCGGCGATCGCGTTCGCAGTTCCGCGCCTTGTCGCTGACACGGTCGAGCCCATCCTGCCGCGGCCGGTACCCGCGAGCACGCCCGTCATCACAGCCACGATACCGGTGGGCGAGTTCGGGCTCGCCGCGGGAGAAGATGCGGTCTGGGCGATCCAGAGGGA
Above is a window of Actinomycetota bacterium DNA encoding:
- the groES gene encoding co-chaperone GroES, which produces MAFNLEPLEDRVIVKALEEETQRTPTGIIIPDTAKEKPQEGEVMAVGPGRFEDGKRIPMDVKVGDRVIYSKYGGTEVKVEGDEYLVLSARDLLAVIKGKTKK
- the ltrA gene encoding group II intron reverse transcriptase/maturase; this encodes MRLSATGEETPHPARDLWAEVFAPWNIERAIRRVERNGGAPGIDGVPAAELRSHWRIHWPAIKIALDGGTYRSAPVRRVEIPKPGGGVRPLGVPTVADRVIQQAIAQVLTPIFDPHFHEHSYGFRPNRSAHMAVNQARRFVEEGSGFVVDLDLEQFFDRINHDALMARVARRVKDKRVLKLIRVFLNAGVMDQGVCVRTEEGTPQGGPLSPLLANVMLDDLDRELDRRGHRFVRYADDVTVYVRTERAGQRVFEGICRFVERRLKLRVNRDKSSVAPATRAHLLGFGLMKRKGNVGVRIDPKARKRAKDRIRRLTARNWGVSMGHRIGAINVFVRGWTGYFGLADTPSTFAELDQWLRRRLRQARWKQWKRIRTKIRMLRSLGIPKQKAYEWANTRRGSWRIAGSAPLQRAMPDAYWQALGLIGFTESYRRVRESLRTAGCGPACPVV
- a CDS encoding aminotransferase class V-fold PLP-dependent enzyme yields the protein MKSTTFLGAHTLGPLSRRVRSAIDGFLDAWERKPSPEKLWFEDIIPEMRRLEGLFAKAIGADPDEVALTPSVSTGLSSLASCMDFGERNEIVLSRQEFPTDCHVWLAQERRGAHVVWVDGKDEDAYRAAIGPRTGVVSASRVSYLDGAMLDPSTLAATCREARVFCILDDYHGSGVVPLDVHATGAEALFGGPLKYLLGGPGISFVYVRRDVAPVLAPTITGWFSQKDFFAFDNSANEWPDNAQRLALGTPSPTAIYAAAAGLDTIHAVGIDRIRARSLELTSYCIERADEAGFTVSTPRDPSRRGGLVAFEVPESKHVLERLLDADVIVDERHGALRVCPHFYSSEDDIDVLFAALKRFG
- a CDS encoding amidohydrolase family protein; its protein translation is MTAYRRKSVRASIGGPQTDALLLTGVTLFDGEQFEDHPVDVATLFGAIVMVGDGLYLAGGGEVERVEGGYLFPGFVDAHVHLSFSEPHTVAAGGVTGVLDLGSPLAYAFAEHPPLRFAAAGPLITARRGYPTTSWGANGYGIEVGDTGQARDAVALLADGGAVVVKVAIEPAGSPTLDARTLSAVVDAAQSRGLKVAAHALSVDAVRDALTAGVDVLAHTPMERLPEDLIASLGANGVTVISTLRAFGAHDSTRENLAALAAAGCPIAYGTDLGNGSIRPGIDPAELELLEHALGDRTRALAAATSVAGALAGAGGRIAPDLPADLLWVPRFESFEDLTRDARIWIGER
- a CDS encoding SigE family RNA polymerase sigma factor, which codes for MNEAVGTLGERAIAVFRPSTSRLDRLGEWFAAEYESLLRFAYFLTGERAAAEDLVQDTFVRLYGADRRIEEAGFTAYARRTMVNLRRSMFRRRAPERRALATQLEPSHADPEPTDHVWRAILKLPRQQRACVALRFYEDLTEQEIADTLGVTIGTIKKQMHRAMNSLRQALGERSEP